The genome window GGTGGCCACGGTAATGGCGGTGGACTCCCTGGGGGCTACTATGGGATGGATTCCACCCAGCCATCTCCAGACCAGTCAGGTTTGGATATGTCAGGCATGAAGCACATAAAGCAGGAACCAGTGTACGACCTAACGCCAGTACCCAACCTGTTCAGCTATGGAGGATACCAGGACAGTCAACTTGTTCACAACAATGTCAGCATGGGAGAATTAGGTATTTTTCCCCATCATCAATACACAACACACAACCTTTAAAATCTGCTTAACACATTTACGTAGATGTGAAATGTCCAGTACATTCAACCCATTAGATTGTGCATCAGAATGACAATTCTGAAGTGGAATAGAAATGAGTAGATACTGAATTGACTTACTTCTCCTACAGACCGGATTGCGCAGAATATCATCAAGTCTCATCTAGAGACATGTCAGTACACCTCAGAGGAGCTGCAGCAGTTGGCCTGGCAGACACACTCCTATGAGGAGGTCAAAATGTATCAGAGCAAGGTGAAGTCTTTTTCCTGTTGTGGCTTTCTCCAGGTTTAAGAAGTCCTTTAATATTTCCTGTATAGTTTCCTGCTGCTCTGTTCCTGAACATTATAGTTCACCTGCATGTTACACAATTATTATGTGCATTGTACGCGTGCATGAGATATCAATTAACTTGTCCATTGCCATTgaggatagacgtccaatccatttgaattaaaTGGATCGTTGCCAATTGAAAAATGAGTAATTGCATCGTTTTCGCAAACAATGGCATTCATTTGGGGACTGATTTAAATAACAAGTATGCAATGACATGAATGAAAGGAACATAAAGAACATGGCTCTAATCAAGGAACTAATGTGCTCTAATTTAGCCTCGGGACGTATTGTGGCAGCAGTGTGCCATTCAAATCACACATGCCATCCAGTATGTGGTAGAGTTCGCCAAGCGGATCTCAGGGTTTATGGAGCTGTGTCAAAATGACCAGATCCTCCTGCTCAAATCAGGTGAGTCCTCTTCCTCAGCCTGTAAGCACTAAGACAACTTTACAGGTTCCAATGGTCTCTGTTTGGGTCTTTCAGGTTGTTTAGAGGTTGTCCTGGTGAGGATGTGCAGAGCCTTCAACCCTCTCAACAACACTGTGCTCTTTGAGGGGAAGTATGGTGGCATGCAGATGTTCAAAGCGTTAGGTAAGATGTGATTAGCTACTGTATGAATGACATTCAGGGTCAGTGGAATGAAAAATACATGGATCATTTGTCCTGTAAAATAGCTGTGTTCCTCTGAGATTACGGACTATACTAAGAGTAATGACTTTATTCTGTCCTCATCTTTGTGTCTGTGTTCAAGGTTGTGATGACTTAGTCAGCGCGGTATTTGACTTTGCCAAGAGTTTGTGCTCACTGCAGCTGACGGAGGAGGAAATCGCTCTCTTCTcagcagctgtcctcatttCCACAGGTCAGTGAACATCTCATTGTATTGGAAACCAAGAGGTCAAATGAAATTTTAACAAGTTATCACTATATTGCTAATCATTCATGTGCAGAAAAATATATTCTCTTATTTTGAACAGATCTAGGATGTGAGTCAATTTTGATACTTTTGCCACATTTGGTAGCTACAGATGCATGGTTCCATTGTTTTATGTGGTATGAGTTGCATATTGCAATGACAGAACTTCATGTGCACTACTTTGGTTACGCTGCAAACTTTGACGAAGGTGTGTAGTTGTCACCTCTCCAGCATATCTTGAGTGATGACAAGTACTGCTTTAgtggtactttttttttaaaaaaaaaaaaaacacaatcagATTTGCATTTTATAACGAAAGGAGCTACAAGCAGTTAGATCTGGTGATGTTGTAGTCACATAAAGTTTTGTTCATATGGAATCTATCTGAATTGTTTTGTGTATTATAATTTCATGGAATTGGGGAGCGCTTCAGCGTATAAAAAAATGAACTCTCCTGTCTTTCAATACCCTTTTCAGATCGTCCATGGTTGATGGAGCCCCGCAAAGTTCAAAAACTCCAGGAGAAGATCTACTTTGCCCTtcaacatattatgcagaagaaCCACATGGATGAAGATGCATTGGCTAAGGTAGGCCAAACCTTAGTAATCACAACTGCTAAATTATGTGAGAAGATATGAGGGGCAaataaggctgatttatgcttctgcgtagcAGTGACGGCGGATTTACGCCATTAACACAGACCTGATTTAtgacctacgccgtagcctgatgtGCACCTCCAAAAAATCCAGACTACACGCGTGACATGAATGTCAAACGaccgtgattggtccgctcagaacattgtttccggttcagcaaaACAACACTGCCGTTCTCAAACATTCGCAAATGTCTTCTGTGTCACCTatgcttcaacatttgtataaacaacattttttgttcaatattgattaactgaagctgcaaatacacacgttccatctccgttgaaaaaacaaagccacacccctctagtggcttggcagtgaattacagagaaacgcgttcccttgacgcAAAACTTTAAATGCGCAATGACGACGTAGGGTCTGCGCTGTCGCTCCGCCGTCAACGGAAAGCAGAAACATAAATCA of Corythoichthys intestinalis isolate RoL2023-P3 chromosome 3, ASM3026506v1, whole genome shotgun sequence contains these proteins:
- the rorb gene encoding nuclear receptor ROR-beta isoform X1, producing the protein MLLAYKPPPIRAASGRRRRLSTFLRRNSNTMRAQIEVIPCKICGDKSSGIHYGVITCEGCKGFFRRSQQNNASYSCPRQRNCLIDRTNRNRCQHCRLQKCLALGMSRDAVKFGRMSKKQRDSLYAEVQKHQARLQEQRQQQTGEAEALARVYSSSLTNGLSTLNHEIGGTYANGHVIDLPKGGHGNGGGLPGGYYGMDSTQPSPDQSGLDMSGMKHIKQEPVYDLTPVPNLFSYGGYQDSQLVHNNVSMGELDRIAQNIIKSHLETCQYTSEELQQLAWQTHSYEEVKMYQSKPRDVLWQQCAIQITHAIQYVVEFAKRISGFMELCQNDQILLLKSGCLEVVLVRMCRAFNPLNNTVLFEGKYGGMQMFKALGCDDLVSAVFDFAKSLCSLQLTEEEIALFSAAVLISTDRPWLMEPRKVQKLQEKIYFALQHIMQKNHMDEDALAKLISRIPTLSALCTLHTEELQAFQQLHPETVNVLFPPLYKELFNPDPNSAMAMPK
- the rorb gene encoding nuclear receptor ROR-beta isoform X2, translated to MLSLLCLWFWMYMELPIHTQIEVIPCKICGDKSSGIHYGVITCEGCKGFFRRSQQNNASYSCPRQRNCLIDRTNRNRCQHCRLQKCLALGMSRDAVKFGRMSKKQRDSLYAEVQKHQARLQEQRQQQTGEAEALARVYSSSLTNGLSTLNHEIGGTYANGHVIDLPKGGHGNGGGLPGGYYGMDSTQPSPDQSGLDMSGMKHIKQEPVYDLTPVPNLFSYGGYQDSQLVHNNVSMGELDRIAQNIIKSHLETCQYTSEELQQLAWQTHSYEEVKMYQSKPRDVLWQQCAIQITHAIQYVVEFAKRISGFMELCQNDQILLLKSGCLEVVLVRMCRAFNPLNNTVLFEGKYGGMQMFKALGCDDLVSAVFDFAKSLCSLQLTEEEIALFSAAVLISTDRPWLMEPRKVQKLQEKIYFALQHIMQKNHMDEDALAKLISRIPTLSALCTLHTEELQAFQQLHPETVNVLFPPLYKELFNPDPNSAMAMPK